Proteins from one uncultured Cohaesibacter sp. genomic window:
- the nrfD gene encoding NrfD/PsrC family molybdoenzyme membrane anchor subunit has product MQIHELVGAVHEAAWLPWAVQYFFLIGMSTTALFLTFPAFVFGRGSSLPHARLALITAVTTGISGPVALLADLHQPGRFWEFFVYTHATSWMAWGAWIVSSYVTLLLLYAWAVNRPAFYRWGQDDWRFAWLFRFLAFGSPANGFARLIGIGAGVAALGILTYTGMEVAVVYSRPLWHTPLLPFQFAATGAVGALGVMLILGRLFATGAIVEAKMNRMLALALGVVAIIGALWFAVAFSGISQSHTEALASVAGFTVWQRIALWAAAAIVIPFVIALALPARSGWVTGLIAIHAAWMFRWTVFMGGQAVPKVGSGLYDALMPTGIEGLMGVIGTFGLWIFLLILYTTFVPWAEADLPDDTSAPSSAQTARTV; this is encoded by the coding sequence ATGCAAATTCATGAGCTTGTTGGTGCCGTCCATGAAGCCGCCTGGCTGCCTTGGGCCGTGCAATATTTCTTCCTCATCGGCATGTCGACGACTGCCCTGTTTCTCACCTTCCCTGCCTTTGTCTTCGGGCGTGGTTCCTCCCTGCCCCATGCCCGGCTGGCGCTGATCACAGCCGTGACGACCGGCATTTCCGGCCCTGTTGCTCTGCTGGCCGATTTGCATCAGCCGGGTCGCTTCTGGGAGTTCTTCGTCTATACCCACGCCACCTCATGGATGGCTTGGGGCGCCTGGATCGTCTCGTCCTATGTCACCTTGCTACTGCTTTATGCATGGGCGGTGAACCGGCCTGCCTTCTATCGCTGGGGACAGGATGACTGGCGCTTTGCATGGCTCTTCCGCTTTCTCGCTTTCGGCAGCCCGGCCAATGGATTTGCCCGCCTCATCGGCATCGGCGCAGGCGTCGCTGCACTCGGCATTCTCACCTATACCGGCATGGAAGTGGCCGTGGTCTATTCCCGTCCGCTTTGGCACACGCCACTTCTCCCCTTCCAGTTTGCAGCAACCGGTGCTGTTGGGGCGCTTGGCGTGATGCTCATTCTTGGTCGCCTGTTTGCCACCGGCGCTATTGTGGAAGCGAAGATGAACCGCATGCTGGCGCTGGCTCTTGGCGTGGTCGCCATCATCGGCGCGCTATGGTTCGCGGTCGCCTTTTCAGGCATCAGCCAGAGCCACACTGAGGCGCTCGCCTCGGTTGCCGGCTTCACCGTGTGGCAGCGCATCGCTCTTTGGGCTGCCGCTGCCATCGTTATTCCCTTTGTCATCGCGCTGGCGTTACCGGCTCGCTCGGGCTGGGTCACGGGGCTGATCGCCATTCACGCTGCATGGATGTTCCGCTGGACGGTCTTCATGGGCGGACAGGCGGTGCCGAAGGTCGGCTCCGGCCTCTATGACGCCCTGATGCCCACCGGTATCGAAGGCCTCATGGGAGTGATCGGCACCTTCGGGCTCTGGATCTTCCTGCTCATTCTTTACACCACCTTTGTGCCATGGGCCGAAGCAGACCTGCCTGACGACACGTCAGCTCCCTCTTCCGCCCAAACCGCTCGCACTGTCTGA
- a CDS encoding 4Fe-4S dicluster domain-containing protein, whose protein sequence is MDSSRRQFLGAIGQVSIGAAATVAGANNASAATGSASDGTQTTGPKWGMVVDLRKCIGCQACTVACIMENAVPEDSFRTHVSVYEVVKEGRDPAMVMLPRLCNHCDEPPCVEVCPVEATYKKEGTGEVLVDASRCVGCAYCVQACPYDARFINHETQTADKCTFCIHRTEAGLLPACVETCVGGARIFGDLNDPESTVSKLLKEHEVSVLRPEMHTAPNVYYIGLDEALDGRVAGEAAYRPPLTTNIDHHEEGR, encoded by the coding sequence ATGGACAGTTCTCGTCGCCAATTTCTTGGAGCGATCGGACAGGTGAGCATTGGCGCGGCGGCAACGGTCGCTGGCGCCAACAATGCCTCAGCTGCAACCGGTTCAGCCTCCGATGGCACCCAGACGACCGGCCCCAAATGGGGCATGGTCGTTGACTTGCGCAAATGCATCGGCTGTCAGGCCTGCACAGTGGCCTGTATCATGGAGAATGCGGTGCCGGAAGATTCGTTCCGCACCCATGTCTCCGTTTATGAAGTCGTCAAGGAAGGGCGCGATCCGGCGATGGTGATGCTGCCACGGCTGTGCAACCATTGCGACGAGCCCCCCTGCGTTGAGGTCTGCCCGGTCGAGGCGACCTACAAGAAGGAAGGCACCGGCGAGGTGCTGGTGGATGCATCGCGTTGCGTAGGCTGCGCCTATTGCGTTCAGGCCTGCCCCTATGATGCCCGTTTCATCAACCACGAGACCCAGACCGCTGACAAATGCACCTTCTGTATTCATCGCACCGAAGCGGGGCTGCTTCCGGCCTGCGTGGAAACCTGTGTTGGTGGCGCTCGTATTTTCGGGGATCTCAATGATCCCGAAAGCACGGTGTCGAAGTTGCTGAAAGAACATGAAGTCTCTGTTCTGCGGCCGGAAATGCATACCGCACCCAATGTCTATTATATCGGACTGGACGAGGCGCTCGACGGGCGCGTGGCTGGTGAAGCCGCCTATCGTCCTCCGCTCACGACCAATATTGACCATCACGAGGAGGGCCGGTGA
- a CDS encoding response regulator — translation MNAINEDGIIHIVDDDRAVRDGLGFMLSSLGLTIETHSSALDLLDRLDGALIGCILADVRMPGMSGLELLDELKRRACALPVIIITAHADVPMAVRAIQSGALDFFEKPVNGMALVERINDALKEARARAEDEALKAAIAGRIESLTGREVDVARAIMDGKQNKQIAADFGISLKTVEIHRHNLMTKMEATTPADLVRQLVTVNWDKI, via the coding sequence ATGAATGCGATCAATGAGGATGGAATCATTCATATCGTTGATGATGATCGGGCCGTGCGCGACGGGCTCGGCTTCATGCTCTCTTCCCTTGGTCTTACCATCGAAACCCACAGTTCTGCGTTAGACTTGCTCGACCGGCTTGATGGGGCGCTCATTGGCTGCATTCTGGCTGATGTGCGCATGCCCGGCATGAGCGGTCTGGAACTGCTGGATGAATTGAAGCGCCGCGCCTGTGCCCTACCCGTCATCATCATCACCGCCCACGCGGATGTCCCCATGGCCGTGCGGGCCATCCAGTCGGGCGCTCTGGATTTTTTTGAGAAACCCGTCAACGGCATGGCGCTGGTGGAACGCATCAATGATGCCCTCAAGGAAGCCCGCGCACGCGCTGAGGATGAAGCCCTCAAGGCCGCCATTGCCGGCCGCATCGAAAGCCTGACGGGCCGCGAGGTGGATGTCGCCCGCGCCATCATGGACGGCAAGCAGAACAAACAGATTGCCGCAGACTTTGGAATCAGCCTCAAGACGGTGGAAATTCACCGCCATAACCTGATGACCAAGATGGAGGCCACGACGCCCGCCGATCTGGTGCGGCAGCTTGTCACAGTCAATTGGGACAAGATTTAG
- a CDS encoding PhnD/SsuA/transferrin family substrate-binding protein, whose amino-acid sequence MKSYFSRPIRLFALLGGLLCWVHPALAETVKRIGVLDYLGAEHSLTHWAQTADSLSAAFPDVRFELVALDIDGLDAALTAGELDFVLTNPGNYAELEFRHHISRIATAEEDQPVASTLVTSGDFESMEDLVGKKLAVMTTEAFGGFQVIWAEMHKQDPTLPRRVELVQTGYPMQNVAEAVLDGKADAAVMRTCTLELLQKQNPTRYGALHGFALRHDMPTDCAISSPIYPNWPFAKTPKTDAAFAKQVAVTLLSIQEGNLWTVPLDYQSVHDVLRQLQIGPYARTGPISLSDFIEDYRDWLIILAGALIFWAIYSVRIESLVRKRTRDLKETNVKLKQEMAERKRAEEADRQHQRELEHVARLSILGEMASSIAHELNQPLAAISNYAQGCLLRIKADRFSSADMELASTEIAQQAQRAAEVVKRIRAFVRKKESKPVTITVPELVADCAAVYAASANRAGVRVILDLAPGLPALRIDPIQIQQVVLNLVQNAIDAMNEKAAERREAILTVREKEEGGRGILLSVRDFGHGMDEEDLGHFAEAFYTTKTEGIGLGLALSRSIVEAHGGSMRAFSPSDGPGLEVAIWLPAGETE is encoded by the coding sequence ATGAAAAGCTATTTTTCCCGTCCCATCCGGCTCTTTGCGCTGCTGGGCGGCCTTTTATGCTGGGTTCACCCCGCCTTGGCCGAAACAGTCAAGCGGATCGGCGTGCTGGACTATCTGGGGGCTGAACATTCCCTTACCCACTGGGCACAGACGGCGGACAGCCTGAGCGCCGCCTTTCCCGATGTGCGCTTCGAGTTGGTGGCTCTGGACATTGATGGTCTTGACGCGGCGCTGACGGCTGGCGAGCTGGATTTCGTGCTCACCAACCCGGGCAATTATGCTGAGCTGGAATTCCGGCATCATATCAGCCGCATCGCCACTGCTGAGGAAGACCAGCCAGTGGCCTCCACGCTGGTCACATCCGGTGACTTTGAAAGCATGGAAGATCTGGTGGGCAAGAAGCTGGCGGTGATGACCACCGAAGCCTTTGGTGGCTTTCAGGTTATCTGGGCGGAAATGCACAAGCAGGATCCGACGCTCCCTCGCCGTGTCGAGTTGGTCCAGACCGGCTATCCCATGCAGAATGTGGCTGAAGCAGTGCTGGATGGCAAGGCCGACGCAGCGGTGATGCGCACCTGCACGTTGGAGCTGTTGCAGAAGCAAAATCCAACCCGCTACGGCGCGCTGCATGGTTTTGCGCTCCGCCACGACATGCCGACCGACTGCGCCATTTCCAGTCCAATCTACCCCAACTGGCCCTTTGCCAAAACACCCAAGACCGATGCCGCCTTTGCCAAGCAAGTGGCCGTGACACTCCTCAGCATTCAGGAGGGCAATCTCTGGACGGTGCCGCTGGATTATCAATCGGTGCATGACGTCTTGCGGCAATTGCAGATCGGCCCCTATGCCCGCACCGGTCCGATTTCTCTTTCCGACTTTATCGAGGATTATCGCGACTGGCTGATCATTCTGGCGGGTGCCCTGATTTTCTGGGCCATCTATTCGGTGCGCATCGAGAGCCTAGTGCGCAAGCGCACCCGCGACCTCAAGGAAACCAACGTAAAGCTGAAGCAGGAAATGGCCGAGCGTAAACGTGCCGAAGAGGCCGACCGGCAACATCAGCGCGAGTTGGAACATGTCGCTCGCCTCTCCATTCTGGGGGAGATGGCCTCCTCCATTGCTCATGAGCTGAACCAGCCGCTGGCGGCGATTTCCAACTATGCGCAAGGGTGCCTGCTGCGCATCAAGGCTGATCGGTTCAGCAGCGCCGACATGGAGCTGGCATCCACCGAAATCGCCCAACAGGCGCAGCGCGCAGCGGAAGTCGTCAAGCGCATCCGGGCTTTCGTGCGCAAGAAGGAATCCAAGCCCGTTACCATAACCGTGCCCGAACTTGTCGCCGATTGCGCCGCCGTTTACGCAGCTTCTGCCAACCGCGCCGGGGTGCGCGTGATCCTCGATCTGGCTCCCGGCCTGCCTGCGCTGCGTATCGACCCCATCCAGATCCAGCAAGTGGTGCTCAATCTGGTGCAAAATGCCATCGACGCAATGAACGAGAAGGCAGCGGAGCGTCGCGAGGCTATCCTCACGGTGCGCGAGAAGGAAGAAGGTGGGCGGGGCATATTGCTCAGCGTGCGCGATTTTGGCCACGGTATGGATGAAGAAGATCTTGGCCATTTCGCCGAAGCCTTCTATACAACCAAGACCGAGGGGATCGGGCTGGGGCTGGCGCTGAGCCGATCAATTGTCGAAGCCCATGGCGGCTCCATGCGCGCCTTTTCCCCATCGGACGGACCGGGACTTGAAGTGGCCATCTGGCTGCCTGCAGGAGAGACTGAATGA
- a CDS encoding cytochrome c → MKTYLRILAGLVCLGVIVLLAIIFVPPQLTKPSEPLSADWKPAPGQGEYAMRMADCAACHTAEGGEPFAGGRAIESPMGTIWATNITPDKETGIGNWSLDDFRAALVDGIAPGGEHLYPAMPYENYRNLSETDIRAMYDYFMNEVPAVNNKVEETALAFPFNQRWGIRLWNWVALGSSGFKPETDAIASDEQLARGAYLVQGPGHCASCHSPRNLIMAEGGKTAQDDGFLSGGVIGGWEAPDLRSASSAAQRWSAADLKAYLTTGRNAHTAVAGEMALAVKDSLQYMTDEDAEAMVAYLHHIVKGERQPAPSVPDQSLSAPRQIDKATDATSLKLAKGIGLDEGEMLYMDNCAACHMTNGKGAAEVFPAMSDNSLVTSDQTTGLIETILYGAEMPSTAKRPEKLKMPGFAERLSDEDVAALATFLRKGWGNDAGAVTADAVKAVRH, encoded by the coding sequence ATGAAAACTTACCTTCGTATTCTGGCGGGGCTGGTTTGCCTTGGCGTGATCGTGCTTCTGGCCATTATCTTCGTGCCGCCGCAACTGACCAAACCCAGCGAACCGCTTTCCGCGGACTGGAAGCCTGCGCCCGGACAGGGCGAATATGCCATGCGCATGGCCGACTGTGCCGCCTGTCACACCGCTGAGGGTGGCGAGCCCTTTGCCGGTGGCCGCGCCATCGAAAGCCCGATGGGCACCATCTGGGCAACCAACATAACGCCTGATAAAGAGACAGGCATCGGCAACTGGTCACTGGACGACTTCCGCGCCGCCTTGGTGGACGGCATTGCTCCGGGTGGCGAGCATCTCTATCCGGCCATGCCGTACGAGAATTATCGCAACCTCAGCGAAACCGACATTCGCGCCATGTATGATTACTTCATGAATGAGGTGCCTGCGGTGAACAACAAGGTGGAAGAGACGGCGCTTGCCTTCCCGTTCAACCAGCGTTGGGGCATTCGCCTGTGGAACTGGGTAGCCCTTGGCTCCTCCGGCTTCAAGCCTGAAACAGACGCCATCGCCTCTGATGAGCAGTTGGCTCGCGGGGCCTATCTGGTGCAGGGTCCGGGCCATTGTGCCTCCTGTCACAGCCCACGCAACCTGATCATGGCCGAGGGTGGCAAGACGGCTCAGGATGACGGCTTCCTTTCCGGCGGCGTGATTGGTGGCTGGGAAGCGCCAGACCTGCGCAGCGCCAGCTCTGCTGCACAGAGATGGTCTGCCGCCGACCTCAAAGCCTACCTGACCACCGGACGCAATGCTCACACGGCGGTTGCCGGTGAAATGGCGCTGGCAGTCAAGGATTCCCTGCAATATATGACCGACGAGGACGCCGAGGCGATGGTTGCTTATCTGCATCACATCGTCAAAGGCGAGCGGCAGCCGGCTCCGTCTGTACCTGACCAGAGCCTCAGCGCTCCGCGTCAGATCGACAAAGCCACGGATGCTACTTCGCTCAAGTTGGCCAAGGGCATCGGCCTTGATGAAGGCGAAATGCTCTATATGGACAATTGCGCGGCCTGTCACATGACCAACGGCAAAGGGGCGGCAGAAGTCTTTCCGGCGATGAGTGATAACTCGCTCGTCACCTCTGATCAGACCACGGGCCTTATCGAGACCATCCTCTATGGTGCGGAAATGCCCTCAACGGCAAAGCGTCCTGAAAAGCTGAAGATGCCCGGCTTTGCCGAGCGCTTGAGCGATGAGGATGTTGCAGCCCTCGCCACCTTCCTGCGCAAGGGTTGGGGCAATGATGCCGGTGCGGTAACTGCGGATGCGGTCAAGGCCGTACGCCACTGA
- a CDS encoding GMC family oxidoreductase — MATRTDPKKDVVILGLGWTGSILGMELAQEGLEILALERGEDRNTVPDFQYPGVIDELKYGIRYGFMQKPAKMTLTVRHNAEQTALPYRHLGSFLPGDGVGGAGIHWNGHTWRTQDVELRLKSYVEETFGADIIPEGMQIQDWGVTQEELEPHYDRLEYMMGISGKAGNINGEIQEGGNPFEAPRARDYPNPPLDNTYDAELFADAARKFGYHPFPRPAANASRAYTNEYGMQLGPCNYCGFCERFGCLNYSKASPQTCILDALKQKPNFSYKTHAEVLKIEKAADGKTATGVTYFDEKTGDEVFQPADLVLVCTYSLNNVHLLLLSGIGQPYDPATGEGVVGRNYSYQMTGGTALFFKDKNFNPFIGTGSVGMSIDDFSISQIDFAKEGFIGGSYITGGHTGGRPIQQMSTPPGTPSWGQGWKEAAGQWYASKMSIGSHGSNMSYRDCYLDLDPTYTDRHGRPLMRMTFNWKDNDIKMTQFMKGKIEEVAKSMNPDKMASGYKHDGSQYDVRPYQSTHNVGGAIMGTDPKTSVINRYLQSWDCHNVFVMGASAYPQNTQYNPTGPLGALAYWAADAIRKDYLKNPRPLM; from the coding sequence ATGGCTACAAGAACAGATCCTAAAAAAGATGTCGTGATCCTCGGCCTGGGCTGGACCGGCTCCATTCTCGGCATGGAACTGGCACAGGAAGGGCTTGAAATCCTCGCCCTTGAGCGTGGCGAAGATCGCAACACTGTGCCGGATTTTCAATATCCGGGCGTGATTGATGAATTGAAATATGGCATTCGCTACGGCTTCATGCAGAAGCCTGCCAAGATGACATTGACCGTGCGCCATAATGCAGAGCAGACGGCTCTTCCCTATCGGCATCTGGGCTCTTTCCTGCCTGGCGATGGAGTTGGCGGAGCTGGCATTCACTGGAATGGCCACACATGGCGCACGCAGGATGTCGAGTTGCGGCTGAAATCCTATGTCGAGGAAACCTTCGGCGCCGACATCATTCCTGAAGGCATGCAGATACAAGACTGGGGTGTCACGCAGGAAGAGCTGGAACCCCATTATGATCGCCTCGAATATATGATGGGCATCTCGGGCAAGGCCGGCAACATCAATGGCGAGATTCAGGAAGGCGGTAACCCGTTTGAAGCGCCTCGCGCGCGGGATTATCCCAATCCACCGCTCGATAATACCTATGATGCGGAACTCTTCGCCGATGCGGCACGCAAGTTCGGTTATCATCCCTTCCCGCGTCCGGCAGCCAACGCCAGCCGCGCCTACACCAACGAATATGGCATGCAGCTTGGCCCTTGCAATTATTGCGGTTTCTGCGAACGTTTCGGGTGCCTTAACTATTCCAAGGCATCGCCACAGACCTGTATTCTGGATGCACTGAAGCAAAAGCCGAATTTCAGCTACAAGACCCATGCCGAGGTGCTCAAGATCGAAAAGGCAGCCGATGGCAAAACCGCCACGGGCGTCACCTATTTCGACGAGAAGACCGGTGACGAGGTGTTCCAGCCTGCAGATCTGGTGCTTGTATGCACTTACTCCCTCAACAATGTGCATCTGTTGCTGCTTTCCGGCATTGGTCAGCCTTATGATCCGGCAACAGGCGAAGGCGTTGTAGGGCGGAACTATTCCTACCAGATGACCGGTGGTACAGCCCTGTTCTTCAAGGACAAGAATTTCAACCCGTTCATCGGCACCGGCTCGGTCGGCATGTCGATTGACGACTTCTCGATCAGCCAGATCGATTTCGCTAAGGAAGGTTTTATTGGCGGCAGCTATATCACCGGCGGGCATACGGGTGGACGCCCAATTCAGCAAATGTCCACGCCTCCGGGCACGCCCTCATGGGGACAAGGCTGGAAGGAAGCGGCTGGCCAGTGGTACGCCAGCAAGATGTCCATCGGTTCTCATGGCTCCAACATGTCCTACCGGGATTGCTATCTTGATCTAGACCCGACCTATACCGACCGCCACGGTCGCCCCTTGATGCGCATGACCTTCAACTGGAAGGACAATGACATCAAGATGACCCAGTTCATGAAGGGCAAGATCGAGGAAGTCGCAAAGTCCATGAATCCGGACAAGATGGCCTCGGGCTACAAGCATGATGGTTCGCAATATGACGTGCGGCCTTATCAGTCGACCCATAATGTGGGCGGCGCAATCATGGGGACTGATCCGAAAACCTCTGTCATCAACCGCTATCTGCAGAGCTGGGATTGCCACAATGTGTTCGTCATGGGCGCATCCGCCTATCCGCAGAACACGCAATATAATCCGACCGGTCCGCTCGGCGCGCTGGCCTATTGGGCTGCGGATGCCATCCGCAAGGATTATCTCAAAAATCCACGCCCGTTGATGTGA
- a CDS encoding gluconate 2-dehydrogenase subunit 3 family protein — protein sequence MTDIPGRVSRRGFLMGSAASAAYATLMNPSLSYAQGELPPLEEYEPVYFNADEWRFVMAACDRLIPAEGDGPGALETRVPVFIDLQMAGSFGDASDWYMAGPHQPDADPLLGFQSPLTPAQIYRQAIPAFQEWCQTTHGDVFENLEAATKDKALTSLQKGDVALAPELRDFFSFLLQNTKEGYFADPKYGGNYQLKAWAYIGFPGARAAYTEWVTRHNQTYPLPALSISGERA from the coding sequence GTGACCGATATTCCAGGGCGCGTTTCGCGTCGAGGGTTTCTCATGGGCTCTGCGGCCAGCGCCGCTTATGCAACCCTGATGAACCCGTCTCTTTCCTATGCGCAGGGCGAACTACCGCCTTTGGAAGAGTATGAGCCTGTTTATTTCAACGCCGACGAATGGCGTTTCGTCATGGCTGCCTGCGACCGGTTGATCCCGGCTGAAGGCGATGGACCGGGAGCGCTGGAAACCCGCGTTCCGGTCTTCATCGACCTGCAGATGGCAGGTAGCTTTGGTGACGCCTCCGACTGGTATATGGCAGGACCGCATCAGCCCGATGCGGATCCGCTTTTGGGGTTCCAATCTCCACTGACACCGGCCCAGATCTACCGGCAGGCCATTCCAGCCTTTCAGGAATGGTGCCAGACCACACATGGCGATGTCTTTGAAAATCTCGAGGCGGCCACAAAGGACAAGGCTCTGACATCGCTGCAAAAGGGTGACGTCGCCCTTGCTCCCGAGCTTCGCGATTTCTTCTCGTTCCTGCTTCAAAACACCAAAGAAGGCTATTTTGCCGATCCGAAATATGGCGGGAATTACCAGCTGAAGGCTTGGGCCTATATCGGCTTCCCGGGTGCGCGCGCAGCCTACACTGAATGGGTTACCAGACATAATCAGACCTATCCGCTGCCTGCACTATCCATTTCCGGCGAAAGGGCGTGA
- a CDS encoding glutamine synthetase family protein produces MITNPLVFALTSDIAGKSRGKAFPLKETQKRLKRGVGWTPTNVQITCFDAIADSPFGSLGDLLLIPDADANVELDFEDGGPIERFMLGDITDLDGQPWACCTRSILKSALAGLKEAGGVELIAAFEHEFQFLAGAAPQGEPYGLNGFTRRRQFGETLMAALEQAGLHPDTFMKEYGPDQYEVTIGPSQNHRAADESLILREVTRMTAARCGEAVTFTPIQDPASVGNGVHIHMSFVTEAGEPATYDANGVAGMSPITGSFIAGVLKYLDSIVAFTAPSDISYLRLTPHRWSAAYNNLGFRDREASVRICPVTSTDPESIARQYNFEFRAADCSASPHLALAAILFAGTQGIKDQLPMPKVTEEDLSLLSESALSERGYVRLPETLEAALARLDANETVRSWFPDQFVDVYLAHKKGELAYLDGKDTAERCAAYAAVY; encoded by the coding sequence GTGATCACCAATCCTCTCGTCTTCGCCCTGACCTCAGACATTGCGGGTAAATCCCGCGGCAAGGCCTTTCCCTTGAAGGAAACGCAAAAGCGCCTGAAGCGCGGTGTCGGCTGGACGCCGACCAACGTGCAGATTACCTGTTTTGACGCGATCGCCGACAGTCCATTCGGCTCGCTTGGCGACCTGTTGCTCATTCCCGATGCGGATGCCAATGTTGAGCTCGATTTTGAAGATGGCGGCCCCATTGAACGCTTCATGCTGGGGGATATTACCGATCTCGATGGCCAGCCCTGGGCCTGCTGCACCCGCTCCATTCTCAAATCCGCACTGGCTGGCCTGAAAGAGGCTGGCGGCGTTGAACTGATCGCTGCATTCGAGCATGAATTCCAGTTTCTTGCCGGCGCAGCTCCACAGGGCGAACCCTATGGCCTGAATGGCTTCACCCGCCGCCGCCAGTTTGGCGAAACCTTGATGGCTGCACTTGAACAGGCCGGTTTGCATCCCGATACCTTCATGAAGGAATATGGGCCAGACCAGTATGAAGTGACCATCGGGCCGAGCCAAAATCATCGTGCCGCCGATGAATCCCTCATCCTGCGCGAAGTGACCCGCATGACGGCAGCACGCTGTGGCGAGGCGGTGACTTTCACGCCGATTCAAGACCCGGCCTCCGTTGGCAACGGCGTGCATATTCATATGAGCTTTGTGACTGAGGCAGGCGAACCGGCCACCTATGATGCCAATGGTGTTGCTGGCATGTCGCCGATAACCGGTTCCTTTATCGCGGGCGTTCTCAAATATCTCGACAGCATCGTGGCTTTCACGGCCCCTTCGGATATCTCCTATTTGCGCTTGACGCCTCATCGCTGGAGCGCGGCCTACAACAATCTCGGCTTCCGGGATCGTGAAGCCTCAGTGCGTATCTGCCCGGTCACATCGACCGATCCGGAGAGCATCGCGCGACAATATAATTTCGAGTTCCGTGCAGCCGATTGTTCCGCCTCGCCGCATCTTGCCCTTGCAGCCATTCTTTTCGCAGGCACCCAAGGCATCAAGGACCAGTTGCCCATGCCGAAGGTGACGGAGGAAGACCTTTCCCTTCTCAGCGAAAGCGCCCTTTCCGAGCGCGGCTATGTGCGCCTGCCCGAAACATTGGAGGCAGCTCTCGCGCGCCTTGACGCTAACGAGACCGTCCGCAGTTGGTTTCCTGATCAGTTTGTCGATGTCTATCTGGCCCACAAGAAAGGCGAGCTTGCCTATCTGGATGGCAAGGATACGGCAGAGCGCTGCGCAGCCTATGCTGCAGTCTACTGA
- a CDS encoding MurR/RpiR family transcriptional regulator — protein sequence MTVRDQIEAHSADFTATERRLSTTLLLDYPFAGLEPIQALAERAQTSAPSISRFVAKIGFQSFQDFQRHLIDELKQIQTSPVERKSMSKPMHGAYMASFLDRVSGILEESTQSISEAQFDRICQMLSDTKRSLYFIGGRMSDTLMQYMSRHLRQIRQKVYHLPSDPEMWPEYLLRMRAKDILVIADFRRYQSNLTHLARKAAEERKAHVVLITDRWMSPVSRNASEILAIPINTDTLWDSYSGAFAVIEATLTNIADSHWETTKQRIEHWDSMRLDFGE from the coding sequence ATGACAGTTCGCGATCAGATCGAGGCCCATTCCGCCGACTTTACCGCTACGGAAAGACGCCTGAGCACAACGCTTTTGCTGGACTATCCCTTTGCTGGCCTGGAACCTATTCAGGCGCTGGCAGAGCGGGCGCAGACATCGGCACCGAGCATTTCGCGCTTTGTTGCCAAAATCGGGTTCCAGAGTTTTCAGGACTTTCAACGTCATTTGATCGACGAGCTCAAGCAGATCCAGACCTCTCCGGTCGAGCGCAAATCCATGAGCAAGCCCATGCATGGCGCCTATATGGCCAGCTTTCTTGATCGTGTGTCCGGCATTCTGGAAGAATCCACACAGTCTATTTCCGAGGCTCAGTTTGATCGGATCTGCCAGATGTTGTCCGATACGAAACGCTCCCTCTATTTTATCGGCGGCCGGATGAGTGATACGCTCATGCAATATATGTCTCGCCATTTGCGCCAGATCCGCCAGAAGGTCTATCACCTACCCTCAGATCCGGAAATGTGGCCGGAATATCTACTGCGCATGCGGGCCAAGGACATTCTCGTGATCGCCGATTTCAGGCGTTACCAGTCCAATCTGACGCATTTGGCGCGTAAGGCGGCCGAAGAGCGCAAGGCGCATGTGGTTCTCATTACCGACCGCTGGATGTCGCCTGTCTCGCGCAATGCGTCCGAGATTTTGGCCATTCCCATCAATACCGATACTCTATGGGATAGTTATTCGGGTGCCTTTGCCGTCATTGAAGCGACCCTGACCAACATCGCCGACTCCCATTGGGAAACAACCAAGCAACGCATCGAACATTGGGATTCGATGCGATTAGACTTTGGAGAATAA